In Myotis daubentonii chromosome 6, mMyoDau2.1, whole genome shotgun sequence, a genomic segment contains:
- the DEFB114 gene encoding beta-defensin 114 codes for MKIYYYLLHFLCFVSFILPATCTLVDPEKCSKSFGFCRRRCFKTEKQIDICLSPSKICCFERDFEDD; via the exons ATGAAGATCTATTATTACCTCCTCCATTTTCTGTGTTTTGTGAGCTTCATTCTACCAG CTACATGTACCTTGGTGGATCCTGAGAAGTGTTCAAAATCTTTTGGTTTCTGTAGGAGACGctgttttaaaacagaaaagcaaattgATATATGTTTGTCACCAAGTAAGATTTGCTGCTTTGAGAGGGATTTTGAAGACGATTAA
- the DEFB113 gene encoding beta-defensin 113 produces MKILGIFLTFVFTVSCGPSVSQKKTREKTREITERKTECYLVRGACKTSCNTWEYIYNYCNNEPCCVVREYIRPATEPSTTTAYTSDSTTPHNATL; encoded by the exons ATGAAGATACTTGGTATTTTCCTGACCTTTGTCTTCACTGTGTCTTGTGGTCCATCAG TTTCAcagaagaaaacaagagaaaaaacaagagaaattacagagagaaaaacagaatgtTACCTTGTTCGTGGTGCTTGTAAGACTTCATGCAACACCTGggaatacatatataattactgcAATAATGAGCCCTGCTGTGTTGTACGGGAATATATAAGGCCAGCCACTGAACCCAGCACTACTACAGCTTATACTTCTGATTCTACTACACCACACAACGCTACTTTGTAA